Part of the Halomarina litorea genome is shown below.
CTCGCCGACGATGGCCCCGACCGCACCATCTGGGTCCACCATCAACGTGTCATCCACGTCCCGGCCCAGGAGCTCCTTGACGACGAGATTCGCTCACGGTCGCGACTCGAAGCCCCGTACAACCCACTGTACGACATCGAGAAGACGCTCGGGAGTGCTGCCGAACTCGCCTATCGCTCGGCCGACCGCGGCCTGCACATCAACGTCGATCCGGAGTACCGCCTCGAGGACGGCGGGAAGCGCCTCGACGAAGAGGTCCAGAAGTTCGTCCATGACCTCCAGCCATTCATCCGAACTGAGGGGGCTGACATCGAGGAACTCGGCGGTGCGGACATCGACCCATCACCAATCATCGCCTCGGAGATCGAGGCCATCAGCGCGGTGACTCGCATCCCACAGTCTGTCCTCAAGGGTAACGAGACCGGTGAGCGGGCGACCACACAGGACCTCAAGGAATTCTACGGGACGATCACCGAACGGCGCGAGCAGTTCGTCACACCGACGCTGGTCCGCGAGCTGCTCGACCGCCTCCGACGGTTCGGCGTCCTCGACGAGCCGACGGGCGGTGATTACGACGTCGACTGGCCGCCACTCGCCGAGCAGTCCGCAAAGGACATCTCGGAGGTGCAGCTCAACCGAGCGAAAATCCTGAAGCACATCCAGACGCTCGTCCCTGGGCTGACGTCGGAAGGTGCGGTTCAGTGGGTCGAAGACGGGGAGTTTCCCGACATGGCACCGCAACCGGCAGCCGTCCAGGACGGCGACCTCCCTCCCCTCAACGAGAGCGACCCGCAGGTACAGGCGTACTTCGACGCTGCGTTCCCCGCGACGGCCGACGACTGAGCGCTCATGCACGACCATGACCACGAGCACCGCCACCACCTCACGGCCGAGGCGCAAGACGTCACTCGGACGACTACATTACATAGACGAGAGTTCCGCCCAGCGCTTCTCTCACGACTTCGCGCACTAAAGGGGCAAATCGCCTCGCGCGTCGGTTACGAACAGGACGCCCTCAACCTCGGCGAAAACGACGGGCGACTCATCGGATGGCTCTTCGCGGCAGCGGCGACCGACCCCTACGACTTCCGATCGGACGCGCAGAAGGTCGACGAGTTCATCGAGTGGCTGCAGGCACGCATCGACGAGGGTCTCCTCGAGGAACTCACTCGCGAGCAAGTCCGCAACGGCGAGCACTTCACGGCGAGCTACGTCCGGTCGGCGTACGACCGCGGACTCGACGGCGCGGCAACCCGTCTTCGGCAGGCAGGCTACGACGTCGACGAGGCGATGCTACAGTCGGCGTTCAACGCCCCCATCCACGCGGAGACGCTCCAGACGATCTACACGCGAGCGTACGACAACCTCGAAGACATCACGCAGGACATGGCGACGGGCATCCGTCGCGAGCTGACGACCGCCCTCGAGGAGGGTATCAACCCGAAAGAAGCCGCCCGGCGGATCAACGGCGTCGTCGACGATGTCGGCATCAAGCGGGCACGGACGCTCTCCCGCACGGAGATCTCCAATGCCTACAACACCGCCAGTGCTCGCCGTTATCAGCGGACCGGTGTCGAGCGAGTCCGCGTCGTCACGTCGGGACCGTGCCCAATCTGCGAGTCGCTCGCCGACCAGGGACCCTACAGCGTCGAGGAGGCGGCGACGCTGATTCCTGGCCGCACCCACCCGAACTGCGTGTGCTCAATCGCGCCGGTCCCATCGGCCGAGTTACGAGCGCGGCTCGGGCATCTGCTCCGGCGATATCGGCTGCGTGCCCGGCAGGCGACGGCCGAGTGAACTACCCCACAGACGACCCAGCCCGATGACGCGTCAACCCGGCGGTTCAGCCGGTTGCCGAGGTCCCTGGTTCTGCAGCTACGTACGATGAAACACGACACGAAAGACATCCGCATCACCGCTCGGACGGCGCGGCTCAAAGCGTCGGCCGACGGCGTCGATGACGATGGCCCCTGGACGTTCTCGGGGCTGGCCGTCGCGGCCGGCGACATCCTCCATATGGCGGACGGGACGCCAGTCCTGTTCACCGAGGAGGAACTCCGTACGGCCGCGCCGACGCAGTCGAGCCAGCCGCTCACGAAGGACCATCCGAGCTACGACGACCCGCAGCGCCCCAACGACTACCCGCCGGACACGGATGACACAATCGGGACGGTCGAGGCGGCCGACTACGTCCAGGACGCTGAGGAGGGCGTCGAGGGCGTCGGCTACAACGCCAAGACACACGACGAGCAGATCGCTCGCGGCGTGAAGGCTGGCAGCTTCGACGTCTCGGTCCATCCGAGTTTCGACCTCGGGCCGAAGGACGAGACGACCGGCGCGTACATCGCGACGGACATCCAGTTCCTCGATCTCTCGGTCGTCTCGAAGGGAGACTCGCCGAACAACACGGCGAACTGGGGGCCGTCCCAGCAGCTCGCCGCCTGGTCGCAGACACACGACGTCGGCGAGCTGCTCGACGCCAGCGCCGGCAGCCGGACGCCGCCGGCCGTCGATGACGACCAGATCGAGTCCATCGCATCGCGCTTCGTCCAGAGTCTGACCGCCGCAATCCGCGGTGGCGACCACGACGCGACCGACGACGGCGAGGCCGACCAGCAGGGCGGTGATGCGGACGATGGCGGCGACGAACAGAGTGGAGACGAGCCGGCGGATACCGGTGCGGATTCTAGCAGTTCAACCCAGATGCAGGACTTCAACAGGGACGACGCAATCGAACAGCTCGTCTCGAGTCACGACTTCACGGAGGAGTCGCTGGCCGAGATGGACGACGACGACCTCAAGCGAACCCACGACGCCATCGTCGATGTCGACGGTGACGGCGGGGATGGGGACGACGCCGGCATGCAGGACCAGCCAGCCGATGGTGGTGCTGCGACGGCGAACGCCCTCGACCTCGGCGACCACGACTCGCTGGAGGCAGCCATCGACAGTGCCGTCGAGCAGCGCGTTCAGGAGCAGCGCGAACAGGACGAAAAGGCCGACCTCGTCGCGGACATCATCGCCCAGCACGAGGACTACGACGCCGACGATCGCGAGGAGCTGCTGGCGTCGGCTCCGTCGGTTCTCGAGAAGATCAAGAGCCAGGCCCACGAGACCACCGCCGCCCAGATTCCGGGCACGGTGGGTGCCGACCTCACGGCGTCGGTCGGTGGCAGTGACGGCGACGGCGATGACGAGGAGTGGTCTGACGGGGTGGTGAACTGATGACCGAACGCGTCCGCGGGACGGTCTACGACGACGCCGCCTACATGGAAGCCGAGGCGGCGGCTGCTATCACGCCGGGAATGGGCCTCGAGTACGCCGGCGAGACGGCTGTAGGTAACCGCACCGTCCAGCCCGTGTCGAGCGTCGAACCCACAGGACCGGCGGCCCGCTTCGCCATCGAGCAGCGGATGCCGCCGCGTGGTGCATCGGGAGCGACCCGCCCCATCGAGCAGGGCTACGATGCCGGCGACAACGTCGAGATGCAGGTGTTCCGCTCGGGTGACACCGTCGAGAACGCACTGCTCGCAGCTGGTGGCGACCTCACCACCGCCGCTCACGCGACCATCGCCATCGGTGACAAGCTCGCCTTCAACGACGACGGCAGCCTCAAGCTCGCGACGACTGCGGGCGCCGAGGTGGTCGAGGCAGTCGAGGCGGTCGACAACTCCGGCGCCGCGGCCGGTGAACGTGCGCGGATTGCTGTGGAGGTGCTGTAGATGAGCACGAGCATGCAGGCATACCGGAGCTATCCGGACGACTTTGTCAAGGGACAGTCGCCGCTTCACCGCCAGGCGCTCTTCGCGAGCGACAAAGAGGCCCGGAAGGAAGCGCGCATCAAGATCGCGAAGGCTAGCGGTATCGGTCAGAGCAACTGGAACACGCTGACCGCCTCGGTCACTGACCAGGTGCCCGACCGACGGCGGACGCTGACGGCCGCCCAGCAGCTCGACTTCGAGGAGTGGGAGGATCGTGACCCGAACGTCATCCCCGAACCCCAGAAGACACTAACTGCCGTCGACGACCTCGTCGCGGCGGGCTTCACGCGTGACACCTCGCTCGCGCGCCTCGTCTCGGTCTGGCAGGCGAAGACCGACTTCGACGACGTCGCGGAGACGAGCATGGACGGCCGTGCTCGCTCGACCGAGGACAGCATCATCAAGCAACTCTTCGGCGTCCCGCTGCCGATCATCCATGTCGACTACGAGATGTCGGCGCGGCTGCAGCAGAACTCCGCTAATTTCGGCGAGAACCTCCCCAACGAGAACGCGTCGGCGGCGGCCCTCGAGGTCCGGCAAGCAGTCGAAGAGCAGCTGTTCAACGGCTGGGGCTCGACCATCACGACTCAGGACGGCTCGTTCAAGGTCTACGGCTACCGGACAGCGCCCAATCGCATCAACGACACCGCGACCGGATTCGGCGGCGGGGACTGGGGCACCGCGACCAACATCCAGCCGACGATCGATGGACTCCTGGAGGCGATGGAACAGCAGGGGTCGAACAACAACGAGGGGTACATGCCGAACGAACTCGGCGCATGG
Proteins encoded:
- a CDS encoding anti-CBASS protein Acb1 family protein produces the protein MSDDTNTESSGSGRQTLTGTNTDRGAGDRDLTASEIEAIQMRNLLAANLGQQYGGDRDLYKTFGWQKQPDIEDFYAMYLRHPYAQAIVDTPVETTWRGAPEIDDEEETDAEEQTPFEAGVQRLTNDHRVWHYAKRADRLAGIGQFGVLVIGFDDGEDLSAPVNASVLSSLSGDSQSPILWLRPFSQLSVDDMKVGGPDSPRWGKPTHYRLDLGDENDALADDGPDRTIWVHHQRVIHVPAQELLDDEIRSRSRLEAPYNPLYDIEKTLGSAAELAYRSADRGLHINVDPEYRLEDGGKRLDEEVQKFVHDLQPFIRTEGADIEELGGADIDPSPIIASEIEAISAVTRIPQSVLKGNETGERATTQDLKEFYGTITERREQFVTPTLVRELLDRLRRFGVLDEPTGGDYDVDWPPLAEQSAKDISEVQLNRAKILKHIQTLVPGLTSEGAVQWVEDGEFPDMAPQPAAVQDGDLPPLNESDPQVQAYFDAAFPATADD
- a CDS encoding phage minor head protein, producing the protein MHDHDHEHRHHLTAEAQDVTRTTTLHRREFRPALLSRLRALKGQIASRVGYEQDALNLGENDGRLIGWLFAAAATDPYDFRSDAQKVDEFIEWLQARIDEGLLEELTREQVRNGEHFTASYVRSAYDRGLDGAATRLRQAGYDVDEAMLQSAFNAPIHAETLQTIYTRAYDNLEDITQDMATGIRRELTTALEEGINPKEAARRINGVVDDVGIKRARTLSRTEISNAYNTASARRYQRTGVERVRVVTSGPCPICESLADQGPYSVEEAATLIPGRTHPNCVCSIAPVPSAELRARLGHLLRRYRLRARQATAE
- a CDS encoding major capsid protein: MSTSMQAYRSYPDDFVKGQSPLHRQALFASDKEARKEARIKIAKASGIGQSNWNTLTASVTDQVPDRRRTLTAAQQLDFEEWEDRDPNVIPEPQKTLTAVDDLVAAGFTRDTSLARLVSVWQAKTDFDDVAETSMDGRARSTEDSIIKQLFGVPLPIIHVDYEMSARLQQNSANFGENLPNENASAAALEVRQAVEEQLFNGWGSTITTQDGSFKVYGYRTAPNRINDTATGFGGGDWGTATNIQPTIDGLLEAMEQQGSNNNEGYMPNELGAWLYVPTAKWGRLARTEDQRGDGNMSILQRLNRDYPYLDVRHAGSLPSDELVMVAKSRDVVDLADAAGLTTMAWDIEGGMAERFKVFECRVPRIKQPFSGKSGIVHATGV